A single Streptococcus thermophilus DNA region contains:
- a CDS encoding cysteine ABC transporter substrate-binding protein, whose protein sequence is MKLTKKIFALLALVFALVAVTACSSNSSSGKSTAKARTIEEIKKSGELRIAVFADKKPFGYVDNKGAYQGYDIELGNRLAKDLGVKPKYVSVDAANRAEFLISNKVDITLANFTVTDERKKQVDFALPYMKVSIGVVSPKDKVIKDVKELEGKTLIVTKGTTAETYFEKNYPNIKLQKYDQYSDAYQALLDGRGDAFSTDNTEVLAWALENKGYEVGITSLGDPDTIAPAVQKGNKELLDFINKDIKKLGEENFFHKDYEKTLHPTYGDAAKADDLVVEGGQVK, encoded by the coding sequence ATGAAACTAACAAAGAAAATTTTTGCCCTATTAGCCCTCGTCTTTGCCTTGGTGGCAGTGACTGCTTGCTCAAGTAACAGTAGCTCTGGTAAATCAACAGCCAAAGCACGTACTATTGAAGAAATTAAGAAGAGTGGTGAGCTTCGTATCGCCGTCTTTGCGGACAAGAAACCTTTCGGTTATGTAGATAACAAGGGTGCTTACCAAGGTTACGATATTGAACTTGGTAACCGTTTGGCCAAAGACTTGGGTGTTAAACCGAAATACGTCTCAGTAGATGCGGCCAACCGTGCAGAATTCTTGATTTCAAACAAGGTAGATATTACGCTTGCCAACTTTACAGTAACTGATGAACGTAAGAAACAAGTGGACTTCGCCCTTCCTTACATGAAAGTCTCAATCGGTGTAGTGTCACCTAAAGACAAGGTCATTAAGGACGTCAAAGAGCTTGAAGGCAAGACCTTGATTGTTACTAAGGGGACAACTGCTGAAACTTATTTTGAAAAGAACTACCCAAATATCAAATTGCAAAAGTATGATCAATATAGCGATGCCTACCAAGCACTCCTTGATGGTCGTGGCGATGCCTTCTCAACAGATAATACAGAAGTTCTTGCTTGGGCTTTAGAAAACAAAGGCTATGAAGTCGGAATCACATCACTTGGTGACCCAGATACTATCGCTCCAGCCGTTCAAAAAGGTAACAAAGAACTCCTTGACTTTATCAATAAAGACATTAAGAAACTTGGCGAAGAGAATTTCTTCCACAAAGATTATGAAAAAACACTTCACCCAACTTACGGTGATGCTGCTAAAGCTGATGACCTCGTTGTTGAAGGTGGCCAAGTGAAATAA
- a CDS encoding amino acid ABC transporter ATP-binding protein: MTESILQIKDLKKSFGDNQILKGISLDVKQGEVVVILGSSGCGKSTLLRCINGLETIQGGDILLDGKSITDSKKDFHLIRQKIGMVFQSYDLFPHLDILQNLILGPVKAQGRNKDEVIAEAEKLLDRVGLLDKRHSFARQLSGGQKQRVAIVRSLLMHPEVILFDEVTASLDPEMVREVLELINDLAQEGCTMLIVTHELQFARAIADRIIFMDKGVIAEEGTAEEFFNHPKTQRAQEFLNVFDFSQFGVYL; the protein is encoded by the coding sequence ATGACAGAAAGCATTTTACAAATTAAGGATTTGAAAAAGTCCTTTGGGGACAATCAAATTCTCAAAGGCATCTCCTTAGATGTTAAGCAAGGTGAAGTCGTTGTTATCCTGGGTTCCTCAGGTTGTGGGAAATCGACTTTGCTACGCTGCATCAATGGCTTAGAGACTATCCAAGGAGGCGATATTCTCCTAGATGGTAAGTCTATCACTGATAGTAAAAAGGATTTCCACCTGATTCGTCAGAAAATCGGAATGGTCTTTCAAAGTTATGACCTCTTCCCGCATTTGGATATCCTGCAAAACCTGATTTTGGGGCCAGTCAAAGCTCAAGGGCGTAACAAGGATGAAGTCATTGCAGAGGCTGAGAAACTCTTGGACCGTGTGGGACTTTTGGATAAGAGACACAGCTTTGCGCGACAACTATCAGGTGGTCAAAAGCAACGGGTAGCCATAGTCCGTTCCCTGCTCATGCATCCTGAAGTTATCCTCTTTGATGAAGTGACGGCTTCACTTGATCCTGAGATGGTTCGTGAGGTTCTGGAATTAATCAATGACCTGGCTCAAGAAGGATGTACCATGTTGATTGTAACCCATGAACTTCAGTTTGCGCGTGCCATCGCTGACCGTATTATCTTTATGGATAAGGGTGTCATCGCTGAGGAAGGTACTGCTGAAGAATTCTTCAATCATCCAAAGACACAGCGGGCTCAAGAGTTCCTCAATGTCTTTGATTTCAGTCAGTTTGGTGTCTATTTGTAA
- a CDS encoding amino acid ABC transporter permease, with the protein MQDSGFQVLLQGNNFLRILQGLGVTIGISIVSVLLSLLLGTLFGIVMTSKSKIVRFLSRIYLEFIRIMPQLVLLFIVYFGLARNFNINISGELSAIIVFTLWGTAEMGDLVRGSITSLPRHQFESGRALGLTNGQLYTYVIIPQVLRRLLPQAINLVTRMIKTTSLVVLIGVVEVTKVGQQIIDSNRLTIPTASFWIYGTILILYFAICYPVSKLSTYLENRWRN; encoded by the coding sequence ATGCAGGATTCGGGATTTCAGGTTCTTCTTCAGGGGAATAATTTCCTACGTATCTTACAAGGTTTAGGCGTGACTATTGGAATTTCAATCGTTTCGGTTCTTCTTTCCCTTTTACTAGGAACTCTTTTTGGGATTGTCATGACTTCAAAGTCTAAGATTGTTCGGTTTTTGTCACGAATTTATCTAGAATTTATTCGTATCATGCCTCAATTAGTTTTGCTATTTATTGTCTATTTTGGTCTGGCTAGGAACTTTAACATCAATATCTCAGGTGAGCTATCGGCTATTATCGTCTTTACCCTTTGGGGAACGGCTGAGATGGGCGATTTGGTGCGTGGGTCAATCACGTCGCTACCGAGACACCAGTTTGAGAGTGGAAGGGCTCTTGGCTTGACCAATGGGCAACTCTACACCTATGTCATTATTCCGCAAGTCCTGCGTCGCTTGTTGCCTCAGGCTATTAACCTGGTGACACGGATGATTAAGACCACATCTTTGGTGGTTTTGATTGGGGTGGTTGAGGTGACCAAGGTTGGTCAGCAGATTATCGATAGTAACCGCTTGACTATTCCAACAGCTTCTTTCTGGATTTATGGTACAATTTTGATTCTTTATTTTGCCATTTGTTACCCAGTATCTAAGCTGTCTACATATCTTGAAAATCGTTGGAGGAATTAA
- a CDS encoding amino acid ABC transporter permease: MDWSIVQQYLPFYQKAFFLTLHIAVMGIIGSLLLGLVVSVIRHYRVPILSQLSTAYIELSRNTPFLIQLFFLYFGLPRIGLVLSSEACAVVGLIFLGGSYMAESFRSGLEAVSQTQHEVGLSIGLTPFQVFRYVVLPQAVAVALPSFSANVIFLIKETSVFSAVALADLMYVAKDLMGLYYETDVALGMLVVAYLLMLLPISLVFSWIERRLRYAGFGISGSSSGE, translated from the coding sequence TTGGACTGGTCCATTGTTCAACAGTATTTGCCCTTCTATCAGAAGGCATTCTTTTTAACCTTACATATTGCTGTTATGGGGATTATTGGGTCCCTTCTTTTGGGCTTGGTGGTGAGTGTTATTCGTCATTACCGAGTGCCGATTTTGAGTCAGCTTTCGACGGCTTATATTGAGCTGTCTCGTAATACGCCATTTTTGATTCAGCTCTTCTTTCTCTACTTTGGTTTGCCTCGTATCGGTTTGGTTCTATCCTCAGAGGCTTGTGCTGTGGTAGGTTTGATTTTCTTGGGTGGTTCCTATATGGCGGAGTCCTTCCGAAGTGGTCTAGAGGCTGTTAGTCAGACCCAGCATGAAGTGGGCCTATCTATTGGCTTGACGCCGTTTCAAGTCTTTCGCTATGTGGTCCTTCCTCAGGCAGTGGCTGTGGCGCTTCCGTCATTTAGTGCCAACGTTATTTTCCTTATTAAGGAAACATCAGTATTCTCAGCGGTAGCCTTGGCGGATTTGATGTATGTAGCTAAAGATTTGATGGGTCTTTACTACGAAACTGATGTGGCTCTAGGAATGTTGGTGGTGGCTTATCTCTTGATGTTGCTACCGATTTCTCTAGTCTTTAGTTGGATTGAAAGGAGGTTACGATATGCAGGATTCGGGATTTCAGGTTCTTCTTCAGGGGAATAA